One region of Paralichthys olivaceus isolate ysfri-2021 chromosome 12, ASM2471397v2, whole genome shotgun sequence genomic DNA includes:
- the ndufaf1 gene encoding complex I intermediate-associated protein 30, mitochondrial: MSLSKITRFPSARLLSSIHRQQLLLPSVSPLTVPSRALIQGEYRRPGKPKENKFPWQNINFNFTKGLEGIKKHFMLLKTEFSERWVGPEGKPLLEHMLEQNRVTWEFRGPESLEEWTVSSDHEIGGQSEVYLKLGKNNTCFLYGTLSSTPPRDGETRYSGYCTMRSKQPLSSFDRKKHYDWTSFNTLHLRVRGDGRPWMINIATETYFSHQKDDIYNYFLYTRGGPYWQDVKIPFSKFFLTHRGRIQDDQHPLWLDKVNSVGFTLGDKADGPFQLEIDFIGVCKDYAHTEEFAYEVYKRNPEV; the protein is encoded by the exons ATGTCCCTGAGTAAGATCACACGTTTCCCCTCAGCGAGGCTGCTGAGCTCCATCCACCGCCAGCAGCTGCTTCTCCCCTCCGTCAGCCCACTCACTGTGCCCTCAAGAGCCCTGATCCAGGGGGAGTACAGACGACCCGGAAAgcccaaagaaaacaagtttcCATGGCAGAACATTAACTTTAACTTCACAAAAGGTTTGGAGGGAATAAAGAAGCATTTCATGCTGCTGAAGACGGAGTTCTCTGAACGCTGGGTCGGTCCAGAGGGCAAACCGCTTCTTGAGCATATGCTAGAGCAGAACAGAGTGACGTGGGAGTTCAGAGGTCCAGAGAGCCTGGAGGAGTGGACCGTGTCCTCAGATCATGAGATAGGAGGCCAGAGTGAAGTTTACCTGAAGCTTGGTAAAAACAACACCTGTTTTCTGTACGGGACCCTGAGCTCAACTCCTCCGAGGGATGGAGAAACACGCTACAGTGGCTACTGCACCATGCGTTCAAAACAACCACTG TCTTCATTTGACAGGAAGAAGCACTATGATTGGACCAGTTTCAACACCCTGCACCTGCGGGTACGTGGTGACGGTCGTCCGTGGATGATCAACATCGCGACAGAAACCTACTTCTCTCACCAGAAAGACGACATATACAATTACTTTCTGTACACCAGAGGAGGACCCTACTGGCAGGACGTCAAG ATTCCTTTTTCCAAGTTCTTCCTGACACATCGTGGAAGGATACAAGATGATCAGCACCCTCTCTGGCTGGACAAG GTTAACAGTGTTGGATTTACTTTGGGAGATAAAGCAGACGGTCCGTTCCAGCTGGAGATTGACTTCATTGGTGTCTGCAAAGATTACGCACACACCGAGGAGTTTGCCTATGAGGTGTACAAGAGGAATCCTGAAGTTTGA
- the oip5 gene encoding protein Mis18-beta yields the protein MEFDDSVLTRRVDGGKAGTEEARGGPHMTLHCTQCNSVMADSLSICGEITCMKLIMCLRVTTDVVISSAKESGHKGEMANCIFSSLKCRGCRSSVGKVIHSAPSRWASFRSLFLLHKSNITCYVLDSRSMVKASTITLDLKPLRENIDEVRKQFEVQLDQMLCVKSRLADRSVTSDLGK from the exons ATGGAGTTCGATGACAGCGTGTTGACGCGGCGTGTGGACGGTGGTAAAGCGGGAACAGAAGAGGCACGAGGCGGGCCACACATGACCCTCCACTGCACACAGTGTAACTCCGTCATGGCGGACTCCCTCAGCATCTGTGGGGAGATCACATGTATGAAGCTGATCATGTGTCTGA GAGTAACCACTGATGTTGTCATCAGTTCTGCAAAGGAGTCAGGACATAAAGGAGAAATGGCAAATTG CATCTTCAGTTCTCTAAAGTGTCGTGGCTGCCGCTCTTCTGTGGGCAAAGTTATTCACTCGGCTCCGTCGCGTTGGGCCTCGTTtcgctccctctttctcctccacaaATCAAACATCACTTG TTATGTCCTCGACAGCAGGTCGATGGTGAAAGCTTCCACAATCACATTAGATCTGAAGCCTCTCAGAGAAAACATTGATGAG GTGAGAAAGCAGTTTGAGGTGCAGCTGGATCAGATGTTGTGTGTAAAGAGCAGACTGGCTGACCGGAGTGTTACCAGCGACTTGGGGAAGTAG
- the rtf1 gene encoding RNA polymerase-associated protein RTF1 homolog, producing the protein MVNVKKRKGRVVIDSDSEDSASDDNLDQELLSLAKRKRVDSGEQEEPVSKPAASTDSETSDSDDEWTVGGTKGKKKVKQGKGSEKKNTTKKKVGKATASGSSDGDSSAESSAPEEGEVSDSESNSSSSSSDSDSSEDEVFRDGYDDDLMGDAEDRARLEQMTEKEREQELFNRIEKREVLKRRFEIKKKLKTAKKKEKEEKKKKQEEEQEKRKQSQVQDTQVVMSHNKERRSKRDEKLDKKSQAMEELKAEREKKKNKTAELLAKRLPLKTSEVYSDDEEEEEEDDDKSSVKSDRSSRSSSYDDDEKEETPPKSQPVSLPDELNRVRLSRNKLERWCHMPFFAKTVTGCFVRIGIGNSSSKPVYRVAEIMDVVETAKVYQLGSTRTNKGLQLRHGGDTRVFRLEFVSNQEFTESEFMKWKEAMIVAAMQVPTLDEITKKEQSIKEALNYKFNDKDIEDIVKEKDRFRKAPSNYAMKKTQLFKDKAMAEESGDGDKVKVIQDELNELEERAEALDRQRTKNISAISYINQRNRSWNIVESEKALVAEGQNAKNQQMDPFTRRQCKPTMVSNARDPSVHAAILAHLNQKYGSGSTPDSPNAEKNSLGQLNPKDKDVPKPTTDLSEDLFKVHDFDVKIDLQVPNAEAKSLSVSSNALPVKDGAPRRSLNLEDYKKRRGLI; encoded by the exons ATGGTGAACGTGAAGAAGCGGAAAGGTCGGGTCGTGATCGACTCCGACTCCGAAGACAGCGCCAGCGACGATAACTTAGACCAG gagctgctgtcattggcaaagaggaagagggtggATTCAGGTGAACAAGAGGAGCCAGTCAGCAAACCTGCAGCGTCTACAGACTCTGAGACATCCGACAGTGATGATGAG TGGACCGTGGGTGGAACCAAAGGTAAAAAGAAAGTTAAGCAAGGCAAAGGGTCTGAGAAGAAGAACACAACGAAGAAGAAAGTTGGAAAAGCAACAGCGTCCGGCAGTTCTGATGGAGACAGCTCAGCTGAGAGCTCTGCACCTGAAGAGG GTGAGGTGTCTGATTCAGAGAGCAACAGCTCGTCCTCCAGCTCAGACTCGGACTCCTCAGAGGATGAGGTGTTTAGGGACGGTTACGACGATGACTTGATGGGAGATGCGGAGGACAGAGCACGTCTGGAGCAGATGACggagaaggaaagagagcaAGAGCTGTTCAACAGAATTGAGAAAAGAGAGGTGCTAAAGAGAcg ctttgaaattaagaagaagctgaagacggcaaagaagaaagagaaggaggagaagaaaaagaagcaggaggaagaaCAAGAAAAGAGGAAGCAATCTCAGGTTCAAGACACACAAGTG GTCATGTCACACAACAAGGAGAGACGATCCAAACGTGACGAAAAACTTGACAAAAAGTCCCAGGCAATGGAAGAACTAAAGGCTGAacgtgagaaaaagaaaaacaaaacag CTGAACTTCTGGCCAAACGTCTGCCCCTGAAGACGAGTGAGGTTTACTccgatgatgaggaggaagaagaggaagatgacgACAAGTCCTCAGTGAAAAGTGATCGGAGTTCGCGTTCATCTtcttatgatgatgatga AAAAGAGGAGACTCCTCCCAAGTCACAGCCTGTTTCTCTACCCGATGAGCTGAATAGGGTCCGTCTGTCCAGAAACAAGCTGGAACGCTGGTGCCACATGCCGTTCTTTGCAAAGACAGTGACAGGCTGCTTTGTGAGGATAGGGATTGGGAACAGCAGCAGTAAACCAGTTTATAGG GTTGCGGAAATTATGGATGTAGTGGAGACAGCAAAGGTTTATCAACTTGGATCTACGCGAACGAACAAGGGATTACAACTAAG GCATGGCGGGGACACACGAGTTTTCAGGCTTGAGTTTGTATCAAATCAAGAATTCACTGAAAGCGAGTTCATGAAGTGGAAAGAAGCA ATGATTGTTGCTGCGATGCAAGTCCCCACTCTTGATGAAATCACCAAGAAAGAGCAGTCCATCAAAGAAGCTCTGAACTACAAATTCAATGACAAAGACATAGaggat ATTGTGAAGGAGAAGGACCGATTCCGAAAAGCTCCATCCAATTACGCcatgaagaaaacacagctaTTCAAAGATAAG GCCATGGCAGAGGAGAGTGGAGACGGAGACAAGGTGAAGGTGATCCAGGATGAGCTGAacgagctggaggagagggcaGAAGCACTTGACAGACAAAGGACCAAGAACATCTCTGCCATCAG CTACATCAATCAGAGGAACAGAAGCTGGAACATCGTTGAGTCTGAGAAAGCTCTCGTG GCTGAAGGACAAAATGCCAAAAACCAGCAAATGGACCCTTTCACCAGAAGACAATGCAAACCCACCATGGTGTCAAAC GCCAGAGACCCGTCAGTCCATGCAGCTATTCTCGCTCATCTCAACCAGAAGTACGGTTCTGGGTCAACACCAGATTCTCCCAATGCAGAGAAGAACTCACTG ggaCAACTAAACCCGAAAGATAAAGACGTCCCCAAGCCAACCACTGACCTCTCAGAGGACTTGTTTAAAGTTCACGACTTTGACGTCAAGATCGACCTCCAGGTTCCCAATGCAG AGGCAAAGTCTCTGTCTGTGAGCTCCAATGCGCTGCCAGTGAAGGACGGCGCCCCCCGCAGGTCTCTTAACCTGGAGGACTAcaagaagaggagggggctgaTCTAA
- the nusap1 gene encoding nucleolar and spindle-associated protein 1: protein MDLDSMKYAELRNVAKELGLKGNMKADKLLKLIKQHYQKEKSKEEEEEKGQDRDAAAVEEDVNAGQGAAQESKDATSQEEVSSTAVFVNTRRGRGNGTKRKISDTERDVSPPTAAEGDVEVAASAAPCGVRGSKKRKVSSVKDSVKSEPQEESQVTDSEQQLADKKDEAPVHVTEKDTKAAKPGKIPRYQSLQLKNKQLKPVTPNFKKLHEAHFNKMESIDSYVQRKTKQMDTYRASVKELKKLSDKTKLQQADGKTRAKANQSRTSMLSPLPVNKRTADEKRRHTLLSASKAPPKEAAGKEYAPFRPSVLSTRRINVRFSEATRDNEFKRSLVKTPARMSPCVTSSTPQKQTTGEVKSVNVKTATLSAAKTPGTFIFTANTSTIGTPATQTKQSFDLKASLSRPLTYKPHKGKLKAFGDVKENTTTAANKSLISNSHQKNYKQHQVQTRENRREKHTADRKQKKESVLGARRGLVMM, encoded by the exons ATGGATTTGGACTCGATGAAATACGCGGAGCTGCGAAATGTCGCCAAGGAGCTCGGGCTGAAGGGAAACATGAAG GCGGATAAACTGCTGAAGCTGATCAAGCAGCAttatcaaaaagaaaagagcaaggaggaggaagaagagaag GGACAGGATCGGGATGCAGCTGCTGTAGAAGAGGATGTAAATGCAGGACAAGGCGCTGCTCAGGAAAGTAAAGATGCAACTTCTCAGGAAGAAGTTTCCAGCACCGCTGTGTTTGTGAACACACGTCGAGGCAGAGGAAACGGTACCAAGAGAAAGATCTCTGATACTGAGCGTGATGTGTCTCCTCCGACTGCTGCAGAG GGTGATGTGGAAGTGGCTGCATCTGCTGCACCCTGTGGTGTGAGAGGTTCCAAGAAGAGGAAAGTGTCTTCTGTCAAAGACTCTGTCAAATCTGAGCCTCAGGAGGAGTCCCAGGTCACagacagtgagcagcagctggcCGACAAGAAGGACGAGGCACCTGTGCATGTTACAG AAAAGGACACAAAAGCAGCCAAACCTGGTAAAATCCCTCGTTACCAAAGCCTGCAGCTGAAGAACAAGCAGCTGAAGCCTGTCACtccca acttcAAGAAACTCCATGAGGCACATTTTAATAAGATGGAGTCCATTGACTCTTATGTCCAGCGGAAGACCAAGCAGATGGACACCTACAGAGCTTCAGTTAAAGAACTCAAG AAGCTTTCAGACAAAACTAAACTGCAGCAAGCTGATGGCAAAACCCGAGCA AAGGCAAATCAGAGTCGAACGTCCATGTTAAGTCCTCTTCCCGTCAATAAGAGAACAGCTGACGAAAAACGCAGACACACTTTGCTCTCAGCGAGTAAAGCTCCTCCGAAAGAGGCTGCTGGGAAGGAATATGCTCCGTTCAGACCCTCGGTCCTTTCCACTCGCAGGATCAATGTTCG GTTCTCAGAAGCCACCAGAGACAATGAGTTTAAAAGATCTTTGGTGAAGACGCCGGCTCGCATGTCTCCCTGCGTGACCTCGAGCACCCCACAAAAACAGACGACTGGTGAAGTCAAGTCTGTCAACGTCAAGACTGCAACTCTATCTGCTGCAAAGACTCCAG GGACGTTCATTTTCACTGCTAACACAAGCACCATAGGAACCCCTGCAACACAGACCAAGCAGAGTTTTGACCTGAAGGCGAGTCTGTCTCGTCCTCTCACCTACAAACCTCACAAAG gTAAACTAAAGGCTTTTGGAGatgtcaaagaaaacacaacgaCAGCAGCAAACAAGTCTCTGATCTCAAACTCGCATCAGAAAAATTATAAACAGCACCAGGTCCAAACAAG ggagaacaggagagaaaaacacactgcagacCGGAAGCAGAAGAAAGAGAGTGTGCTCGGGGCGAGACGAGGCCTCGTCATGATGTAA